The following coding sequences lie in one Streptomyces xiamenensis genomic window:
- a CDS encoding SDR family NAD(P)-dependent oxidoreductase gives MSAPGELAGLRALVTGGGSGIGLATARLLAARGADVAVLDLDPAPATAPLRGYRADVADDISVRAAVSAAGTALGGLDILVNNAGIGAAGTVEDNNDEEWHRVWDINVLGIVRTTRAALPLLRASERAAVVNTCSIAATAGLPQRALYSATKGAVLSLTQAMAADHIAEGIRVNCVNPGTADTPWVGRLLAAAEDPEAERAALTARQPMGRLVSAEEVAAAIAYLASPAAGSVTGTALAVDGGMAGLRLRPRGGDAPDRSS, from the coding sequence ATGAGCGCCCCCGGTGAACTCGCCGGGCTGCGCGCCCTGGTCACCGGCGGCGGCTCCGGCATCGGCCTGGCCACCGCCCGGCTGCTCGCCGCCCGGGGCGCCGACGTCGCCGTACTGGACCTCGACCCCGCCCCGGCCACCGCACCGCTGCGCGGCTACCGCGCGGACGTGGCCGACGACATCTCCGTGCGCGCGGCCGTCTCCGCCGCCGGCACCGCGCTCGGCGGCCTCGACATCCTCGTAAACAACGCCGGCATCGGCGCGGCCGGCACCGTCGAGGACAACAACGACGAGGAGTGGCACCGGGTCTGGGACATCAACGTGCTGGGCATCGTGCGCACCACCCGTGCCGCCCTGCCGCTGCTGCGCGCCTCCGAGCGGGCCGCCGTCGTCAACACCTGCTCCATCGCCGCCACCGCCGGGCTGCCGCAGCGTGCTCTGTACTCGGCCACCAAGGGCGCCGTCCTCTCGCTCACCCAGGCGATGGCGGCCGACCACATCGCCGAGGGCATCCGCGTCAACTGTGTCAACCCCGGTACGGCCGACACTCCCTGGGTCGGCCGGCTGCTCGCGGCGGCCGAGGACCCCGAGGCCGAACGCGCCGCGCTGACCGCACGTCAGCCCATGGGGCGGCTGGTGAGCGCCGAGGAGGTGGCCGCGGCCATCGCCTACCTGGCCTCGCCCGCCGCCGGATCCGTCACCGGCACCGCGCTCGCCGTCGACGGGGGCATGGCCGGGCTGCGACTGCGCCCGCGCGGTGGCGACGCGCCGGACCGTTCCTCATGA
- a CDS encoding aldo/keto reductase produces MTLRRRRLRGGLTFSELSLGGAPLAGLGSPVSGEQARQTVDTAWELGIRGFDTAPHYGIGLSERRLGAALAHRPRAELTLSTKVGRLLVPHEGKAAAGDDGAYGFPGVPATHRRQWDFTADGVRRSLEASLERLGLDRADLVLLHDPDDHEHQALTEAYPALERLRAEGTVGAIGVGMNQSAMPARFVRDTDIDVVLLAGRYTLLDQDGLSELLPAAAARGVGVVIGGVFNSGLLADPRPGASYDYRPAPEPLLRRALRIKDIAARHGVPLRAAALRFPLGHPAVVSVLVGARSAAEVRDAVAMSGHPVPDGLWEELRAEGLLPPHAPVPAGAEERR; encoded by the coding sequence ATGACGCTCCGCCGCCGCCGGCTGCGGGGCGGCCTCACCTTCAGCGAACTCTCCCTCGGCGGCGCACCGCTGGCCGGCCTGGGCTCCCCGGTGTCCGGGGAACAGGCCCGGCAGACCGTGGACACCGCCTGGGAACTGGGCATCCGCGGCTTCGACACGGCACCGCACTACGGGATCGGCCTGTCCGAGCGCCGGCTCGGCGCGGCGCTGGCCCACCGGCCCCGCGCCGAACTGACGCTCTCCACCAAGGTCGGCCGGCTGCTGGTGCCCCACGAGGGGAAGGCCGCGGCGGGCGACGACGGCGCGTACGGGTTCCCCGGTGTCCCGGCCACCCACCGCAGGCAGTGGGACTTCACGGCCGACGGCGTACGGCGCTCCCTGGAGGCCAGCCTGGAACGTCTCGGCCTGGACCGCGCCGACCTGGTCCTGCTGCACGACCCGGACGACCACGAGCACCAGGCGCTCACCGAGGCCTACCCCGCGCTGGAACGGCTGCGCGCCGAGGGCACGGTCGGCGCCATCGGTGTCGGCATGAACCAGTCGGCGATGCCGGCCCGCTTCGTACGGGACACCGACATCGACGTGGTCCTGCTGGCGGGCCGCTACACCCTCCTGGACCAGGACGGGCTGAGCGAACTGCTGCCGGCCGCCGCGGCCCGTGGCGTGGGCGTCGTCATCGGCGGGGTCTTCAACAGCGGACTGCTCGCCGACCCCCGCCCCGGCGCCTCCTACGATTACCGCCCGGCCCCCGAGCCGCTGCTGCGCCGTGCCCTGCGGATCAAGGACATCGCCGCCCGGCACGGCGTACCGCTGCGCGCCGCCGCCCTGCGCTTCCCGCTGGGGCACCCGGCCGTGGTGAGTGTGCTGGTCGGCGCGCGGTCGGCTGCCGAGGTGCGGGACGCGGTGGCGATGTCCGGGCATCCGGTCCCGGACGGACTGTGGGAGGAACTGCGCGCCGAGGGGCTGCTGCCCCCGCACGCTCCGGTCCCGGCCGGGGCAGAGGAGCGGCGGTGA
- a CDS encoding DUF3140 domain-containing protein, whose amino-acid sequence MSGIDAGELDTLWAEFRGVVNMTSHELSAWLRTAGGDPGRTHGRGVLAILRKRRIDLTAEDVRLMREVLATVRSATATGGAGAGVGERRYRLMSLGHDPLR is encoded by the coding sequence ATGAGCGGGATCGATGCGGGCGAGCTGGACACGCTGTGGGCGGAGTTCCGTGGCGTGGTGAACATGACCTCGCACGAGCTCTCGGCCTGGCTGCGCACGGCCGGCGGTGATCCGGGGCGGACCCACGGGCGCGGAGTCCTGGCCATTTTGCGCAAGCGCCGGATCGATCTGACGGCGGAGGACGTGCGGCTGATGCGCGAGGTGCTGGCCACCGTGCGGTCGGCCACCGCGACCGGGGGCGCGGGTGCCGGGGTGGGCGAGCGACGCTACCGGCTGATGTCGCTGGGGCACGACCCGCTGCGCTGA
- a CDS encoding HhH-GDP family DNA glycosylase: MSAKTEALARAVVEECGQTYAEQAGIRLKDTPAPLYQVLVLSHLLSARIKADVAVAAARALFDAGMRTPRAMADATWQQRVDALGVGHYRRYDERTATQLGDGARLLLDRYGGDLRRLREEPGDVGERLQEFPGIGPLGATIFLREVQGVWPRYAPYIDGKALDGAQRVGLPRSPRALNRLVGQRELPRLTAGLVRVALNKGLAEDVRSLARN, translated from the coding sequence GTGAGTGCGAAGACCGAGGCGCTGGCGCGGGCCGTGGTGGAGGAGTGCGGCCAGACGTACGCGGAGCAGGCCGGCATCCGGCTGAAGGACACACCGGCGCCGCTGTACCAGGTGCTGGTGCTGTCGCATCTGCTGTCCGCGCGGATCAAGGCCGATGTGGCGGTGGCCGCCGCCCGGGCGCTGTTCGACGCCGGGATGCGCACGCCGCGCGCCATGGCGGACGCCACCTGGCAGCAGCGGGTCGACGCGCTGGGGGTGGGGCACTACCGCCGCTACGACGAGCGGACCGCCACCCAGCTGGGGGACGGAGCCCGGTTGCTGCTGGACCGGTACGGCGGGGATCTGCGGCGGCTGCGCGAGGAGCCCGGGGATGTCGGCGAACGGCTCCAGGAGTTTCCCGGCATCGGCCCGCTGGGGGCGACCATCTTCCTGCGGGAGGTACAGGGCGTGTGGCCCCGGTACGCGCCCTACATCGACGGCAAGGCGCTGGACGGGGCGCAGCGGGTGGGGCTGCCGCGTTCGCCGCGCGCGCTGAACCGGCTGGTGGGGCAGCGGGAGCTGCCGCGGCTGACGGCGGGGCTGGTGCGGGTCGCGCTCAACAAGGGCCTGGCCGAGGATGTACGTTCTCTGGCGCGCAACTGA
- the yicI gene encoding alpha-xylosidase, with product MKFTDGYWLTREGVKLSYATEVGDAVVADGRFTLYAPVRHVERRGHTLNSALVTVECSSPAEGVISVRSTHHAGAVERGPEFALLPDPADAPGKVTRDGSVLELSSGSLALRVDTEGPWRLDFLADGTVLTSAEKRGTGFAVTDNGQHHALGQLSLGIGELVYGLGERFTPFTKNGQTVDIWQADGGTASEQAYKNIPFYLTNRGYGVFVRHPGKVSYEIASESVGQVQFSVEDQSIEYLVIHGPTPKEILDRFTALTGRPALPPAWSFGLWLSTSFTTDYDEATVNRFVSGMAEREIPLSVFHFDCFWMKEYQWCDFTWDPDVFPDPEGMLRRLKDDRGLRICVWINPYIGQKSPLFAEAKALGHLVRKANGDVWQWDLWQAGMGLVDFTSPAARTWYQDKLRTLLGQGVDCFKTDFGERVPTDVVWHDGSEPQRMHNYYTQLYNEAVFEVLTEARGEGEAVLFARSATAGGQQFPVHWGGDCESTFTAMAESLRGGLSLGLSGFGFWSHDIGGFEGTPTPEVFKRWVQFGLLSSHSRLHGSNSYRVPWDYDEEAVTVTRDFTRLKHRLMPYLFEAGVRARQHGTPVMRAMVLEFPHDPATHTLDRQYMLGGDLLVAPVLSAGGEVEYYVPAGTWTHLLSGEQIQGPGWRRDHFGFDSLPLLARPGSVIPLGDAERAAEGVEYDWADGVTLRVHAPADGVETVTALPAPDGSTAVTFRTRRDGDAVTVTAEAAQGAALGPWQVQLAGPDGYAAPVAAGAGSSSLTVRTAV from the coding sequence GTGAAGTTCACCGATGGCTACTGGCTGACGCGAGAGGGCGTGAAGCTGTCCTACGCCACGGAGGTCGGGGATGCCGTGGTCGCGGACGGCAGATTCACCCTCTACGCCCCGGTGCGGCACGTGGAGCGCCGCGGCCACACGCTCAACAGCGCGCTGGTGACGGTGGAGTGCTCCTCGCCCGCCGAGGGGGTGATCTCGGTGCGCTCCACCCATCACGCCGGGGCGGTCGAGCGCGGCCCCGAGTTCGCGCTGCTTCCGGACCCGGCGGACGCGCCGGGGAAGGTCACCCGGGACGGCTCGGTCCTCGAACTGTCCAGCGGTTCTCTCGCGTTGCGGGTGGACACCGAGGGGCCCTGGCGCCTGGACTTCCTGGCGGACGGCACGGTGCTGACCTCCGCCGAGAAGCGCGGGACCGGCTTCGCGGTCACCGACAACGGCCAACACCACGCGCTGGGGCAGCTGTCGCTGGGCATCGGCGAGCTGGTGTACGGGCTGGGCGAGCGGTTCACTCCGTTCACCAAGAACGGCCAGACCGTGGACATCTGGCAGGCCGACGGCGGCACCGCCAGCGAGCAGGCGTACAAGAACATCCCGTTCTATCTCACCAACCGCGGCTACGGCGTCTTCGTGCGGCACCCGGGCAAGGTGTCCTACGAGATCGCCTCGGAGTCGGTGGGCCAGGTCCAGTTCAGCGTGGAGGACCAGTCCATCGAGTACCTGGTGATCCACGGGCCCACGCCCAAGGAGATCCTGGACCGCTTCACGGCGCTGACGGGCCGTCCGGCGCTGCCGCCGGCCTGGTCGTTCGGCCTGTGGCTGTCGACGTCGTTCACCACCGACTACGACGAGGCGACCGTCAACCGCTTCGTGTCCGGTATGGCCGAGCGCGAGATCCCGCTGAGCGTCTTCCACTTCGACTGCTTCTGGATGAAGGAGTACCAGTGGTGCGACTTCACCTGGGACCCGGACGTCTTCCCGGACCCGGAGGGGATGCTGCGAAGGCTCAAGGACGACCGCGGGCTGCGGATCTGCGTGTGGATCAACCCGTACATCGGGCAGAAGTCGCCGCTGTTCGCCGAGGCCAAGGCGCTGGGCCATCTGGTGCGCAAGGCGAACGGCGACGTGTGGCAGTGGGACCTGTGGCAGGCCGGCATGGGCCTGGTGGACTTCACCAGCCCCGCGGCGCGCACCTGGTACCAGGACAAGCTGCGCACGCTCCTGGGGCAGGGCGTGGACTGCTTCAAGACGGACTTCGGGGAGCGCGTCCCCACCGATGTGGTGTGGCACGACGGTTCCGAGCCGCAGCGGATGCACAACTACTACACGCAGCTGTACAACGAGGCGGTCTTCGAGGTGCTGACCGAGGCGCGCGGTGAGGGCGAGGCGGTGCTGTTCGCGCGCTCGGCGACGGCGGGCGGGCAGCAGTTCCCGGTGCACTGGGGCGGCGACTGCGAGTCGACGTTCACGGCGATGGCGGAGTCGCTGCGCGGCGGTCTGTCGCTGGGGCTGTCCGGCTTCGGGTTCTGGAGCCACGACATCGGCGGCTTCGAGGGCACCCCGACGCCCGAGGTCTTCAAGCGCTGGGTGCAGTTCGGACTGCTGTCCTCGCACAGCCGGCTGCACGGCTCCAACTCCTACCGCGTCCCGTGGGACTACGACGAGGAGGCGGTGACGGTCACCCGGGACTTCACCCGGCTCAAGCACCGGCTGATGCCGTACCTGTTCGAGGCGGGGGTGCGGGCCCGGCAGCACGGTACGCCGGTGATGCGGGCGATGGTGCTGGAGTTCCCGCACGATCCGGCCACCCACACCCTTGACCGGCAGTACATGCTCGGCGGGGATCTGCTGGTGGCGCCGGTGCTGTCGGCCGGCGGCGAGGTCGAGTACTACGTACCGGCCGGGACCTGGACACATCTGCTGAGCGGGGAGCAGATCCAGGGTCCGGGCTGGCGGCGGGACCACTTCGGCTTCGACTCCCTGCCGCTGCTGGCCCGGCCCGGCTCGGTGATCCCGCTCGGTGACGCGGAGCGCGCCGCCGAAGGGGTGGAGTACGACTGGGCGGACGGGGTGACGCTGCGGGTGCACGCCCCGGCGGACGGTGTGGAGACGGTGACGGCGCTGCCGGCGCCCGACGGCTCCACGGCGGTCACCTTCCGCACCCGGCGGGACGGCGACGCGGTGACGGTCACCGCCGAGGCGGCCCAGGGCGCGGCGCTCGGCCCCTGGCAGGTGCAGCTGGCGGGCCCCGACGGCTACGCCGCCCCGGTCGCCGCCGGCGCGGGCAGCTCCTCGCTGACGGTGCGCACGGCCGTCTGA
- a CDS encoding GH1 family beta-glucosidase, producing MTATPEFPAFPPGFFFGAATASYQIEGAHDVGGRGPSIWDTYARTPGRVAGGDTGDVACDHYHRYKEDVALLKELGVDSYRFSVAWPRIQPTGSGKANSEGLDFYDRLVDELLAAGISPAATLYHWDLPQALEDQGGWRVRETAERFADYTALVAERLGDRVPRWITLNEPFCSAFVGYAIGRHAPGAREGRGALAAAHHLLVGHGLAVRALRAAGATEVGITLNPDRLLPASESEADAGAVRRAETLHNEVWFDPLFAGRYPLHEAETWGELADGAEEYRREDDLITIGAPLDFTGINYYRPITVTDAPHQDPDPATRTAADIRVAETWRDDVRHTTMGWPVVPHTFTDLLVDLQRRYPGLPPLIITENGSAEADVVSPDGQVHDADRVSYLAGHLAAVADAVSAGVDVRGYYVWSLLDNFEWAYGYDQRFGIVRVDYATLERLPKDSYRWYQGLIAAHRATSTR from the coding sequence ATGACTGCCACCCCTGAATTCCCCGCGTTCCCGCCCGGGTTCTTCTTCGGTGCGGCCACCGCCAGCTACCAGATCGAGGGCGCCCACGACGTGGGCGGCCGTGGCCCGTCCATCTGGGACACCTACGCCCGCACACCGGGCAGGGTGGCAGGCGGTGACACCGGGGACGTGGCCTGCGACCACTACCACCGCTACAAGGAGGACGTGGCGCTGCTGAAGGAGCTGGGGGTGGACAGCTACCGCTTCTCCGTCGCGTGGCCCCGGATCCAGCCCACCGGCAGCGGCAAGGCCAACAGCGAGGGCCTGGACTTCTACGACCGGCTGGTGGACGAGCTGCTGGCCGCCGGCATCTCCCCCGCCGCCACGCTCTACCACTGGGATCTGCCGCAGGCACTGGAGGACCAGGGCGGCTGGCGGGTGCGCGAGACGGCGGAGCGGTTCGCCGACTACACGGCGCTGGTGGCCGAGCGGCTCGGGGACCGGGTGCCGCGCTGGATCACCCTCAACGAGCCGTTCTGCAGCGCATTCGTGGGGTACGCGATCGGCCGGCACGCGCCCGGCGCCCGTGAGGGGCGCGGCGCGCTGGCGGCGGCCCACCATCTGCTGGTGGGGCACGGCCTGGCCGTCCGGGCGCTGCGCGCGGCGGGCGCCACCGAGGTCGGCATCACCCTCAACCCGGACCGGCTGCTGCCGGCCTCGGAGTCGGAGGCGGACGCCGGGGCGGTGCGCCGTGCCGAGACGCTGCACAACGAGGTGTGGTTCGACCCGCTGTTCGCCGGCCGCTACCCGCTGCACGAGGCGGAGACCTGGGGCGAACTGGCCGACGGCGCCGAGGAGTACCGGCGCGAGGACGACCTGATCACCATCGGCGCTCCGCTGGACTTCACCGGCATCAACTACTACCGGCCGATCACGGTGACCGACGCGCCCCACCAGGACCCGGACCCGGCCACCCGTACCGCCGCCGACATCCGGGTCGCCGAGACCTGGCGCGACGACGTGCGGCACACCACCATGGGCTGGCCGGTGGTCCCGCACACCTTCACCGATCTGCTGGTGGACCTGCAACGGCGCTACCCTGGGCTGCCGCCGCTGATCATCACCGAGAACGGCTCGGCCGAGGCCGATGTGGTCTCCCCCGACGGCCAGGTGCACGACGCCGACCGGGTGTCCTACCTGGCGGGGCATCTGGCGGCCGTGGCCGACGCCGTGTCCGCGGGCGTGGACGTCCGCGGCTACTACGTCTGGTCCCTGCTCGACAACTTCGAGTGGGCCTACGGCTACGACCAGCGATTCGGCATCGTCCGGGTGGACTACGCCACCCTGGAGCGACTGCCCAAGGACAGCTACCGCTGGTACCAGGGGCTGATCGCCGCACACCGTGCCACCAGCACGCGGTAA
- a CDS encoding carbohydrate ABC transporter permease translates to MTKSTRRSRLSTVLALLILAVMLFPVYWMISTALQPHSSIASTALVPTSPSLENFRAAFETQGGSLLTSLVVSLGAVVVCLALAAPAAYGLAQFGLRGSRGIVFGTLITQMVPGIVVANALYSAYAELGLVNSYAGLILADASLGLPFAIVLLRAFMVSIPSEVIEAAMVDGANRFTAFVRIVLPMSRNALITAGLFAFLFAWADFIFALTLNTTDDVKPVTLGIYQFIGAHVSDWGAVMATSVLSAIPAAILLVVAQKYIAAGISGGSIK, encoded by the coding sequence ATGACGAAGTCCACCCGGAGAAGCCGCCTCTCCACGGTCCTGGCGCTACTGATCCTGGCCGTGATGCTCTTCCCGGTGTACTGGATGATCTCCACGGCGCTGCAGCCGCACTCCAGCATCGCCTCCACCGCTCTGGTGCCGACCTCGCCGAGCCTGGAGAACTTCCGGGCGGCCTTCGAGACGCAGGGCGGTTCGCTGCTGACCTCCCTGGTGGTGTCGCTGGGCGCGGTGGTGGTGTGTCTGGCGCTGGCCGCGCCGGCGGCGTACGGCTTGGCGCAGTTCGGGTTGCGCGGCAGCCGCGGCATCGTGTTCGGGACGCTGATCACCCAGATGGTGCCGGGCATCGTGGTGGCGAACGCCCTGTACAGCGCGTACGCCGAGCTGGGCCTGGTCAACTCGTACGCGGGGCTGATCCTGGCGGACGCCTCGCTGGGGCTGCCGTTCGCGATCGTGCTGCTGCGCGCGTTCATGGTGTCGATCCCGTCCGAGGTGATCGAGGCGGCGATGGTGGACGGCGCGAACCGGTTCACGGCGTTCGTGCGCATCGTGCTGCCGATGAGCCGCAACGCGCTGATCACCGCCGGGCTGTTCGCCTTCCTCTTCGCCTGGGCCGATTTCATCTTCGCGCTGACGCTGAACACCACCGACGACGTGAAGCCGGTGACGCTGGGCATCTATCAGTTCATCGGCGCCCATGTCAGTGACTGGGGAGCGGTGATGGCCACCTCCGTGCTCTCGGCGATTCCGGCCGCGATCCTGCTGGTGGTGGCGCAGAAGTACATCGCCGCCGGGATCTCCGGCGGGTCGATCAAGTGA
- a CDS encoding carbohydrate ABC transporter permease: protein MTTTVTPERTPEPAPAPAPAGHRSSARRRRVYQWLFVAPAVLYLLAFFGFPLVRNILMSFQEYTPTTYFTGEAPFNGLDNWRAVFSNELFGDALWQTVLFTVGSLVGQFTIGLALAVFFTRRFPLSGAVRAVLLLPWLVPMVVSAVVWRRIMDEDHGVLNSFLETLGLSGGGVPWLSSPSVALLSAVLVNIWIGIPFNMVILYGGLQEIPREVHEAAALDGAGPWRTFRSVTLPMLRPVVTVVLVLGFMSTVKVLDLILALTGGGPADSTQTLGTMTYQLSFLQLDFGQGAVVGNVLILISAVFAVLYLRVNRANAGRGK from the coding sequence ATGACGACGACCGTGACCCCCGAACGTACGCCGGAGCCCGCGCCGGCCCCCGCCCCCGCCGGGCACCGCTCCTCCGCCCGGCGCCGCCGGGTGTACCAGTGGCTGTTCGTGGCCCCGGCGGTGCTCTATCTGCTGGCCTTCTTCGGCTTCCCGCTGGTGCGCAACATCCTGATGAGCTTTCAGGAGTACACGCCCACCACCTACTTCACCGGTGAGGCCCCCTTCAACGGCCTCGACAACTGGCGCGCGGTCTTCTCCAACGAGCTGTTCGGCGACGCGCTGTGGCAGACCGTGCTGTTCACCGTCGGTTCGCTGGTCGGGCAGTTCACGATCGGCCTCGCCCTGGCGGTGTTCTTCACCCGGCGCTTCCCGCTGTCGGGGGCGGTGCGCGCGGTGCTGCTGCTGCCGTGGCTGGTGCCGATGGTGGTCTCCGCCGTGGTGTGGCGGCGGATCATGGACGAGGACCACGGGGTCCTCAACAGCTTCCTGGAGACGCTGGGGCTGTCCGGCGGCGGCGTGCCGTGGCTGTCCAGCCCGAGCGTGGCCCTGCTGTCGGCGGTGCTGGTCAACATCTGGATCGGCATCCCGTTCAACATGGTGATCCTGTACGGGGGTCTGCAGGAGATCCCGCGCGAGGTGCACGAGGCGGCGGCGCTGGACGGCGCCGGTCCGTGGCGGACCTTCCGCAGCGTCACCCTGCCGATGCTGCGCCCGGTGGTGACGGTGGTCCTGGTGCTGGGGTTCATGTCGACGGTCAAGGTGCTGGATCTGATCCTGGCCCTGACCGGCGGCGGCCCGGCCGATTCCACCCAGACGCTGGGCACGATGACGTACCAGTTGTCCTTCCTTCAGCTCGACTTCGGTCAGGGCGCCGTGGTGGGCAACGTCCTCATTCTGATCAGCGCCGTGTTCGCGGTCCTGTATCTGCGGGTCAACCGGGCCAACGCCGGCCGGGGGAAGTGA
- a CDS encoding sugar ABC transporter substrate-binding protein: MTTCRRRRIPVSALALTLAGATVAGGLTACAAQPDPGTVTVLNSATDAKEHTANQAFFDTCAEPLGLKVKQISVPADQVATKALRMASSDSLPDILELDGSELAQFAETDGLRPLAETGFDAEGFSDSAVSLGSYDGTQYGVARSVNSLALIYNTTMLADAGLEPPTTWEELRATAAALTQGNTYGMAFSASPNADGVYQFLPFFWSAGGDEAHLAEGTGGQEALQLWKDLVDDGSASRSVVNWNQQDVNDQFVSGRTAMMVNGPWQVPVLSAQDSVEWAVASIPVPQAGQDPVPPIGGTVMTVPKNSDTDRERNAGAILNCLNSEQNQLGWGERVNNVPTRADAAQAYREQNPELAPFADLVATARSRTAEVGTRWPMVGDALAGAFQSVLTGRSSPAQALERAAQQAGE; this comes from the coding sequence ATGACCACATGCCGCAGACGGCGGATACCCGTCTCCGCGCTCGCCCTCACCCTGGCGGGCGCGACCGTGGCCGGCGGGCTCACGGCCTGTGCAGCGCAGCCCGACCCCGGCACGGTCACGGTGCTCAACTCCGCCACCGACGCCAAGGAGCACACGGCCAACCAGGCCTTCTTCGACACCTGCGCCGAGCCGCTGGGGCTGAAGGTCAAGCAGATCAGCGTGCCGGCCGACCAGGTCGCCACCAAGGCGCTGCGCATGGCCTCCTCCGACTCCCTGCCCGACATCCTCGAACTCGACGGCTCGGAGCTGGCCCAGTTCGCCGAGACGGATGGTCTGCGCCCGCTGGCGGAGACCGGTTTCGACGCCGAGGGCTTCTCGGACAGCGCCGTCTCCCTGGGCTCCTACGACGGGACGCAGTACGGGGTGGCCAGGTCGGTGAACTCCCTGGCACTGATCTACAACACCACGATGCTCGCGGACGCCGGGCTCGAACCACCCACCACCTGGGAGGAGCTGCGGGCGACCGCCGCCGCGCTCACCCAGGGCAACACCTACGGCATGGCGTTCAGCGCCAGCCCCAACGCGGACGGTGTCTACCAGTTCCTGCCGTTCTTCTGGTCGGCCGGCGGCGACGAGGCGCACCTGGCCGAGGGCACCGGGGGCCAGGAGGCACTCCAGTTGTGGAAGGACCTGGTGGACGACGGGTCGGCCTCCCGTTCCGTCGTCAACTGGAACCAGCAGGACGTGAACGACCAGTTCGTCTCGGGCCGCACCGCGATGATGGTGAACGGGCCCTGGCAGGTGCCGGTGCTCAGCGCGCAGGACTCGGTGGAGTGGGCGGTGGCCTCCATCCCGGTGCCGCAGGCCGGGCAGGACCCGGTGCCGCCGATCGGCGGCACGGTGATGACGGTGCCCAAGAACAGTGACACCGACCGCGAGCGCAACGCCGGGGCGATCCTCAACTGCCTCAACTCCGAGCAGAACCAGCTGGGCTGGGGCGAGCGCGTGAACAATGTGCCCACCCGGGCGGATGCCGCCCAGGCGTACCGGGAGCAGAATCCGGAGCTGGCGCCGTTCGCCGATCTGGTGGCCACCGCCCGTTCGCGCACCGCCGAGGTCGGCACCCGCTGGCCGATGGTGGGCGACGCGCTCGCCGGCGCGTTCCAGTCGGTGCTGACCGGGCGTTCCTCGCCCGCGCAGGCCCTTGAGCGCGCCGCGCAGCAGGCCGGGGAGTGA
- a CDS encoding LacI family DNA-binding transcriptional regulator: MATIKDVAERAGVAPSTVSYVLSGSRKISEETQNAVRAAIRDLGYHPRASARALRSARSDVLVLAVPRETGKYRAMDGRFAIEFSDAARGHGYDVLMMTDQDGVGGLSRIARSGLADAAVLMAVQVQDPRVAALRALNFPTALLGHGSEQDETDVPWVDLDWEAAVALAVRETAAAGHRRIVFLSSADHEIEARRGYAMHGLDGARAAAAQTGADVRIVPSSGDPDVLAKRLREVLLTDPAQRPTALVVQHLILLPELLRELAALGLDGPGALSVVLVGTLPDEPALAGFPRIELPVGRMSAAVAELAVAAIAARGAGAVPAPDGSHQLITPVMAEGATIPPP, from the coding sequence ATGGCAACGATCAAGGATGTCGCCGAGCGGGCGGGGGTGGCCCCCAGCACCGTCTCCTACGTGCTGAGCGGGTCGCGCAAGATCTCCGAGGAGACGCAGAACGCGGTACGCGCCGCCATCCGTGACCTCGGGTACCACCCGCGCGCCAGCGCCCGCGCGCTGCGCAGCGCGCGCAGCGACGTACTCGTGCTGGCGGTCCCCCGCGAAACGGGCAAGTACCGGGCGATGGACGGCCGTTTCGCCATCGAGTTCAGCGACGCCGCCCGTGGCCACGGCTACGACGTCCTGATGATGACCGACCAGGACGGGGTCGGCGGGCTCAGCCGGATCGCCCGCAGTGGGCTGGCCGACGCGGCCGTGCTGATGGCCGTCCAGGTGCAGGACCCGCGCGTCGCCGCGCTGCGCGCGCTGAACTTCCCCACCGCCCTGCTCGGTCACGGCAGTGAGCAGGACGAGACCGACGTCCCGTGGGTGGACCTCGACTGGGAGGCGGCGGTGGCCCTGGCGGTACGGGAGACGGCCGCCGCCGGGCACCGGCGGATCGTGTTCCTGTCCTCCGCCGACCACGAGATCGAGGCCCGCCGCGGTTACGCCATGCACGGCCTGGACGGCGCCCGCGCCGCCGCCGCGCAGACCGGGGCCGACGTACGGATCGTGCCCTCCAGCGGTGACCCCGACGTGCTGGCCAAGCGGCTGCGCGAGGTGCTGCTGACCGATCCGGCGCAGCGGCCCACCGCCCTGGTGGTGCAGCATCTGATCCTGCTGCCCGAACTGCTGCGGGAGCTGGCCGCACTCGGCCTGGACGGGCCGGGCGCGCTGAGCGTCGTGCTGGTCGGCACGCTGCCGGACGAACCGGCGCTGGCCGGCTTTCCCCGGATCGAACTGCCGGTGGGCCGGATGTCGGCCGCCGTCGCCGAACTGGCCGTGGCGGCGATCGCCGCCCGTGGCGCGGGCGCCGTGCCGGCCCCGGACGGCTCGCACCAGCTCATCACCCCGGTGATGGCCGAGGGGGCGACGATCCCGCCTCCCTGA